One genomic region from Leptolyngbyaceae cyanobacterium JSC-12 encodes:
- a CDS encoding chemotaxis protein histidine kinase-like protein (IMG reference gene:2510093833~PFAM: CheW-like domain; Histidine kinase-, DNA gyrase B-, and HSP90-like ATPase; Response regulator receiver domain; Hpt domain) has protein sequence MSKELEIRRQFLDEAQDYLDALDAAVMGLAGGRIDIQKINAALRSAHSIKGGAGLMGFHLLSQLAHRLEDSFKVLKTQHQSIQIDAALENLLLSGIDCLRTIIYQHQQDQPLNPDWTEYQVEPIFQQLHDRLGDPVDEDAVSVLSTDSGQDVIALLFETEVEDCLQRLEAVLANPNQPCLQEELIILAQEMGGLGKMLQLHPFTQLCVAIEQITQATPELIPSIAQAALKAWRRSQTLILNGQIDLLPSLLEEDLFSVPTPTTTSDEFAIAKVASTEVTKPEIHSTEILITETDEVTESDISSIAPDDQPIFDSVITQEYETDSFQVDKIPKSQSANFRFEANPDVTATSLEADQNATVRVSVRQLNQFNDFLSELTIERNGLSLYLKRLRNLAHLLMQRVRLLEQSNTQLQTVYDRIIPRTIGISRVPLLPPTNNDSTFNATSNPEAFSASVSPISSSFAREFDILELDQYNELHLLSQQVMETIVQIQEVSADIDLSLDDAEQTVRELNKTGKQLQANLTQIRMRPLSDIVNRFPRALREWSLQYGKQVKLIIKGGSTLIERTILEALSDPLMHLLRNAFDHGIETPETRRSQGKPEEGTIEIQATHHGNRTLITISDDGKGISLDKIRAKAEQIGLDPTLLATADEADLLSLIFEPGFSTSDRVTDLSGRGVGLDVVRDNLRQIRGEICVNTRAGLGTTFTLSVPFTLSVVRVLLAESNGILLAFPTDAIKETLLLTTLPSLENGEDLVWREQTIKRIELSRWLQFNCPRQPVTLETAPSIDAPTILIANQGNQQVAIQVERTWGEQEVAVRRTEGNLAMPEGFTGCAIVADGRVVPLVNVTELVDWIVSCDRDSKRSSTLTSFNIPKELLKLNRELLPITATPNSAIAKSTVLIVDDSINIRRFLALTLEKAGFRVEQAKDGLDAIDKLQRGSPVQAVICDIEMPRMDGFGFLAKFKSNPQFEQIPVAMLTSRTGEKHRQLAMSLGASAYFSKPYNEQELLQTLESIIKASSPMPI, from the coding sequence ATGTCAAAGGAACTCGAAATTCGGCGTCAGTTTCTCGATGAGGCGCAGGACTATCTGGATGCACTGGATGCCGCTGTGATGGGGCTTGCTGGTGGGCGCATTGATATTCAAAAAATCAATGCTGCACTCCGATCTGCCCACTCAATCAAGGGTGGGGCTGGCTTAATGGGGTTCCATTTACTCAGTCAACTCGCTCATCGCCTGGAAGATTCATTCAAGGTCTTGAAAACTCAACATCAATCCATCCAGATTGATGCAGCATTAGAAAATTTATTGCTGAGTGGCATTGATTGTCTACGCACAATCATTTACCAGCATCAGCAAGACCAGCCACTCAATCCCGATTGGACAGAGTATCAGGTTGAACCCATTTTTCAACAATTGCATGATCGCCTGGGAGATCCAGTTGATGAGGACGCCGTCTCAGTTCTCTCAACCGATAGCGGACAAGATGTGATTGCCCTGCTGTTTGAAACTGAAGTAGAGGATTGTTTACAGCGATTAGAAGCGGTTTTGGCAAATCCTAACCAGCCCTGCTTGCAAGAAGAACTTATTATCCTGGCGCAAGAAATGGGTGGTTTGGGTAAGATGTTGCAGTTACATCCATTCACTCAGCTTTGTGTGGCAATTGAGCAGATTACCCAGGCAACTCCCGAACTCATTCCCTCTATTGCCCAAGCGGCACTAAAAGCATGGCGGCGATCGCAAACTCTTATTCTTAATGGACAGATAGACCTGCTACCCAGCCTCCTTGAAGAGGACTTGTTCTCAGTGCCTACGCCAACAACCACTTCAGATGAATTTGCAATCGCCAAAGTAGCTTCAACTGAGGTCACTAAACCTGAAATTCATTCAACTGAAATCTTAATTACTGAAACAGATGAGGTTACTGAATCTGACATCAGTTCAATTGCTCCAGATGATCAACCAATTTTTGATTCAGTCATCACTCAAGAATATGAAACTGACTCATTCCAAGTTGATAAAATACCAAAGTCACAATCAGCTAATTTCAGATTTGAAGCGAATCCAGATGTAACAGCTACATCCTTAGAAGCTGATCAAAATGCAACAGTTCGTGTTTCTGTTCGCCAACTCAATCAATTCAATGATTTTCTCAGTGAACTAACTATCGAACGAAATGGGTTAAGCTTATATCTCAAACGTTTACGAAATTTAGCTCATCTCCTGATGCAACGGGTACGGCTGCTTGAGCAATCTAACACTCAGTTACAAACCGTTTACGATCGCATTATTCCTCGCACTATTGGTATCTCTAGAGTTCCTTTACTGCCTCCAACTAATAACGATAGCACGTTCAACGCGACCTCCAACCCAGAAGCATTTTCAGCTTCTGTCTCCCCTATTTCATCCTCCTTTGCCAGGGAATTTGACATTTTAGAGTTAGACCAATACAACGAGTTACACTTGCTTTCGCAGCAAGTGATGGAGACAATCGTTCAAATTCAGGAGGTGAGTGCAGACATTGATTTAAGTTTAGATGATGCAGAACAAACTGTTCGTGAATTGAATAAAACAGGAAAGCAACTGCAAGCCAATTTGACTCAAATTCGGATGCGCCCCTTATCAGATATTGTCAATCGGTTTCCACGGGCCTTAAGAGAATGGAGTTTGCAGTATGGGAAACAAGTCAAACTGATAATTAAAGGTGGAAGTACGCTGATTGAACGGACAATTCTAGAAGCATTGAGTGACCCACTGATGCACCTTCTGCGCAATGCGTTTGATCATGGAATTGAAACTCCAGAGACGCGGCGATCGCAGGGTAAGCCAGAGGAAGGTACGATCGAAATTCAGGCAACGCATCATGGAAATCGCACTCTGATCACGATTAGCGATGATGGCAAGGGCATTTCACTGGATAAAATTCGAGCAAAAGCGGAGCAGATAGGCTTAGATCCAACATTGCTGGCAACTGCGGATGAAGCCGATTTACTTTCCTTAATTTTTGAGCCTGGTTTTAGCACCAGCGATCGCGTAACTGATTTGTCAGGTCGCGGCGTTGGTTTAGATGTCGTTCGTGATAACTTGCGGCAAATACGAGGAGAAATTTGTGTTAACACTCGTGCAGGGCTGGGCACAACGTTCACGCTATCAGTTCCGTTTACCCTATCTGTTGTGCGCGTATTGTTGGCAGAAAGCAATGGCATATTGCTAGCATTTCCCACAGATGCGATTAAAGAAACACTTCTACTAACAACCCTTCCTTCACTTGAAAATGGCGAAGATTTAGTGTGGCGAGAACAAACAATTAAACGAATTGAATTATCTCGCTGGCTCCAGTTTAACTGTCCCCGTCAACCTGTAACTCTTGAAACGGCTCCCAGTATTGATGCACCAACTATATTGATTGCCAATCAGGGAAATCAGCAAGTTGCGATTCAGGTTGAGCGAACTTGGGGCGAACAGGAGGTTGCCGTTCGTCGTACAGAAGGAAATTTAGCGATGCCAGAAGGGTTTACAGGTTGTGCTATTGTGGCAGATGGACGAGTGGTTCCATTAGTTAATGTCACCGAACTGGTGGATTGGATTGTTAGCTGTGACCGTGACTCCAAACGCAGTTCAACTTTAACCTCATTCAATATCCCGAAAGAGCTACTGAAGCTAAATCGGGAGTTATTGCCAATCACGGCTACTCCCAACTCAGCGATCGCAAAATCTACAGTCTTAATTGTGGATGACTCGATTAACATTCGCCGCTTCTTGGCGCTAACTCTAGAAAAAGCGGGATTCCGGGTTGAGCAAGCAAAAGATGGATTGGACGCAATCGATAAACTGCAACGAGGTTCTCCAGTACAAGCAGTGATTTGCGACATTGAAATGCCTCGTATGGACGGGTTTGGCTTTTTAGCCAAGTTCAAATCTAATCCTCAGTTTGAACAAATTCCTGTTGCAATGTTAACTTCACGAACAGGCGAAAAACATCGGCAACTGGCGATGAGTTTAGGTGCGTCTGCTTACTTCTCCAAACCCTATAACGAGCAAGAACTCCTGCAAACGTTAGAGTCAATCATCAAGGCAAGTTCTCCAATGCCGATCTAA
- a CDS encoding methyl-accepting chemotaxis protein (IMG reference gene:2510093834~PFAM: HAMP domain; GAF domain; Methyl-accepting chemotaxis protein (MCP) signaling domain) has protein sequence MMERSDAVNLNEAQTPPELIFTDSSLLDAELSDRSNGAAPTAGHATTERHPYQHEFVDMPNRPEKSTGLPSEAIPLYSLNPPSSLRRELMFNILPWVLAPAGTAALAAYGLALAHDTKQVEQDLQDQVIAVNQSTRDRLTTARRVPQRLAPDPTIVEFSQRMSEELEQMRLARASNKDVKPKDWSLLRSQATQMTSNLRRIAQTSGFMELSLTDRNGVYIAATHSTPELIQRDKIWWKQTKQDGELTRLVIDKAGAVAGVDVAQAISDPNTAKFLGTVRGRFTVNEIGRALSVIPLTRLASSQQVQILALEDNQLKPVGTLTAEGFTRTAQMLGGSDIVQDATKLLTEPPSPKEILDPQSPIKWVNYQENGSGSGENRGLLTTFSRNGKLYTLATIPGSNWVTVSAVDLSEVRFNPNWAWAIAAVVFTLAAIAAYGISRVSRRWATVLTELSHAYDNAAAGNLNVQIALNGSGELRRLTRSFNEFITSVKTQMQHQTEVIKQSQFYAELAQAAGRGDTQTVFDLTVQLAKQRMAVDRVVIYCFEPNWSGKIVAEAVEGNFPRALNDKITDACIPRPILEEYRKGRYVPTSDVLATNYSAAHLQLLERLQVKANLVVPVVSGGRLLGLLVAHQCSTTRIWTQDEITFLRELAAQVGVALTGTTLATEKAEEAERARQLNKITFRMREVLEPEHIYTTTLEETRDVLKCDRTVVYLFDQNWQGSVVAESVESPWTPALGAQIADPCFAASYVEKYRRGRVQVLSNIYEAGLDPCYMEQLEPFEVKANMVAPILVGEELKGLLVAHQCSGPRVWQESDINFFRQIAIQLGFALDQAKLLKQQQETAKRAQQLNEITLRIRQSLRWDDVLYTTVRELRQVLNLDRAVIYQFNSDWSGSVIAESITGNWQEILGEHISEPMREGFIETYRIGHVTTVEDVHVADFVEHCHPILDGFQIRASMAAPIFKRNQLIGLLCAHVCSGPRRWLASEIDLFNQLAVQTSYALEQATLLKQQEESARYANLLNDITFRMREVLDRQQVFSVAVQGVREALKCDRALVYLFDKTWQGTIVAESVGRGFPVALGANIADPCFAEEYVERYRRGRVHALTDIAKAGLDPCYLNQLEPFEVKANIVAPILIAGNLLGLLCAHQCNAPREWQDGEISFLRQTAIQLGFALEQANLFAEKEQARLQAETISQEQRRQRETLQEQLLELLKDVEGAASGDLTVRADVSAGEIGTVADFFNSIVENLRYIVLQVKQSAKKVGTSLGENEGAMQQLAEEAMRQADETMQTLKSVEHMKQLILAAADSAQQAAEVAHTASSTAEMGGAAMDSTVQNILHLRETIGETAKKVKRLGESSQQISKVVSLINQIAMQTNLLAINAGIEAARAGEEGQGFAVVAEEVGELAARSAVATQEIEQIVDAIQRETTEVVTAMEKGTTQVVEGTHLVKNAKQSLEKILQVSHQIDELARSISQSAAAQVETSQAIAGLMEKVARTAGQTSASSRTVSDSLRQTVQVAKELQTSVEIFKVN, from the coding sequence ATGATGGAACGTTCAGATGCCGTGAATCTTAACGAAGCTCAGACTCCGCCTGAATTGATTTTTACAGACTCGTCACTATTGGATGCTGAATTGAGCGATCGCTCAAATGGTGCTGCTCCTACCGCAGGTCATGCCACAACTGAGCGCCATCCCTACCAGCATGAGTTTGTGGATATGCCAAATCGTCCTGAAAAATCAACAGGTTTGCCTTCTGAAGCGATTCCACTCTATTCCTTAAATCCACCGTCATCATTGCGGCGCGAGTTAATGTTTAACATTTTGCCGTGGGTGTTGGCTCCTGCCGGAACTGCAGCCTTAGCAGCGTATGGGCTGGCGCTAGCTCACGACACGAAGCAGGTAGAACAAGACTTGCAAGACCAGGTCATTGCTGTTAACCAATCTACCCGCGATCGCCTCACCACTGCCCGTCGAGTTCCTCAAAGGTTGGCACCCGACCCAACGATTGTGGAATTTTCGCAGCGGATGAGTGAAGAACTGGAGCAAATGAGGTTGGCACGAGCATCAAACAAAGACGTAAAACCTAAAGACTGGAGCCTTTTGCGCTCTCAAGCGACACAGATGACCAGTAATCTCCGGCGTATTGCTCAAACCTCTGGGTTTATGGAACTGTCATTAACTGACAGAAATGGTGTTTATATTGCTGCAACTCATTCCACACCGGAACTAATTCAGCGAGATAAAATCTGGTGGAAGCAAACCAAGCAGGATGGAGAACTGACACGCTTAGTGATAGACAAAGCTGGTGCAGTAGCAGGGGTAGATGTGGCACAGGCAATTTCAGACCCCAACACCGCAAAATTTTTGGGGACGGTGCGGGGGCGGTTTACAGTCAATGAAATCGGTCGTGCCTTGAGCGTGATTCCGCTGACTCGACTGGCTAGCTCTCAGCAAGTGCAGATTCTGGCACTGGAAGACAATCAACTCAAGCCAGTAGGAACCCTCACCGCTGAAGGATTTACTCGCACTGCTCAGATGTTAGGAGGCAGTGACATTGTTCAAGACGCAACGAAATTATTGACTGAACCACCCTCACCTAAAGAAATATTAGACCCGCAATCCCCAATTAAGTGGGTCAATTATCAGGAGAATGGCAGCGGAAGCGGTGAAAATCGAGGATTACTTACCACGTTTTCCCGTAATGGCAAGCTTTATACTCTGGCAACGATTCCAGGTAGTAACTGGGTCACAGTTTCCGCTGTAGATTTGTCGGAAGTTCGGTTCAATCCCAACTGGGCATGGGCGATCGCGGCAGTCGTATTCACCTTAGCTGCCATTGCGGCGTATGGCATATCGCGAGTATCGCGGCGCTGGGCAACCGTGCTGACTGAATTAAGCCACGCCTACGATAACGCAGCAGCAGGCAACTTAAATGTGCAAATCGCGCTCAATGGGTCTGGTGAACTGCGGCGACTCACTCGCAGCTTTAATGAATTCATCACTTCGGTTAAAACCCAAATGCAACACCAGACTGAAGTCATCAAACAGTCTCAGTTTTATGCAGAGCTGGCGCAGGCAGCAGGCAGAGGCGACACCCAGACTGTCTTTGACTTGACTGTGCAACTGGCGAAACAGCGAATGGCAGTTGATCGAGTGGTGATTTACTGCTTTGAACCTAACTGGAGCGGCAAGATTGTTGCAGAAGCCGTCGAGGGCAATTTTCCTAGAGCGCTCAACGATAAAATCACAGATGCTTGTATTCCACGCCCTATCCTGGAAGAGTATCGCAAAGGGCGTTATGTGCCGACTAGCGACGTGCTGGCAACGAATTATTCAGCAGCACATTTGCAATTGCTAGAGCGTTTGCAGGTGAAGGCAAACTTGGTTGTGCCAGTGGTATCGGGCGGTCGTCTATTAGGCTTGCTCGTGGCACACCAATGCTCAACCACCCGCATCTGGACACAGGATGAGATTACATTTCTGCGAGAATTGGCGGCTCAGGTTGGTGTAGCACTCACCGGAACCACCCTGGCAACCGAAAAAGCTGAAGAAGCAGAGCGGGCACGGCAACTCAACAAGATTACCTTCCGGATGCGAGAAGTGTTAGAGCCAGAGCACATCTACACAACCACTCTAGAAGAAACGCGGGATGTGCTGAAGTGCGATCGCACCGTTGTTTATTTATTTGATCAGAACTGGCAAGGCTCTGTTGTTGCAGAATCCGTTGAAAGCCCCTGGACACCTGCACTGGGTGCTCAAATCGCTGATCCCTGCTTTGCCGCATCCTATGTTGAAAAGTATCGACGTGGACGGGTTCAGGTGCTATCCAACATTTATGAAGCAGGGCTAGATCCATGCTATATGGAGCAACTAGAGCCATTTGAAGTAAAAGCCAATATGGTTGCTCCTATCCTGGTTGGTGAAGAATTGAAGGGCTTACTCGTTGCCCATCAGTGCTCTGGACCACGAGTTTGGCAAGAATCAGACATTAATTTCTTCCGACAAATTGCGATTCAACTTGGATTTGCACTTGACCAGGCTAAGCTACTCAAGCAACAGCAGGAAACAGCAAAACGTGCACAACAGTTAAATGAAATTACCCTTCGAATTCGCCAATCTTTAAGATGGGATGACGTACTATATACAACAGTTCGAGAACTACGCCAAGTACTCAACTTAGATCGGGCAGTGATTTATCAATTTAATTCTGATTGGAGTGGATCTGTCATTGCTGAATCTATCACTGGAAATTGGCAAGAAATTTTGGGTGAACACATTAGTGAGCCAATGCGAGAAGGCTTTATTGAAACATATCGCATCGGTCATGTTACCACAGTTGAAGATGTTCATGTAGCTGACTTTGTTGAACATTGTCATCCGATCCTGGATGGGTTCCAGATTCGAGCTAGCATGGCAGCACCCATCTTTAAGCGCAATCAACTGATTGGCTTACTATGTGCTCATGTGTGTTCCGGCCCACGTCGCTGGCTTGCCTCTGAGATTGATTTGTTCAACCAATTAGCAGTGCAAACAAGTTATGCATTGGAACAAGCGACTCTCCTGAAACAGCAGGAAGAATCTGCCCGATATGCCAATTTGCTGAATGATATCACCTTCCGAATGCGAGAAGTGCTTGATCGCCAGCAAGTGTTTAGTGTAGCAGTGCAGGGGGTTCGAGAAGCGCTGAAGTGCGATCGCGCCTTAGTTTATCTATTCGACAAAACCTGGCAGGGTACGATCGTGGCTGAATCGGTTGGGCGAGGGTTTCCCGTGGCGTTGGGAGCTAACATTGCCGATCCCTGCTTTGCGGAAGAGTATGTTGAACGGTACCGCCGGGGGAGGGTCCATGCCCTCACTGATATTGCGAAAGCCGGACTCGATCCCTGTTACCTGAACCAGCTAGAACCATTTGAAGTTAAAGCGAATATTGTTGCACCCATCCTGATTGCAGGTAACTTACTGGGGTTGTTGTGTGCTCACCAGTGCAACGCTCCGCGGGAGTGGCAGGATGGAGAAATTAGCTTTTTACGGCAGACTGCAATTCAGCTTGGATTTGCCCTAGAACAAGCCAATCTATTTGCAGAGAAAGAGCAGGCTCGATTACAGGCAGAAACCATTTCGCAAGAGCAACGCCGCCAAAGAGAAACATTGCAAGAGCAGCTTTTGGAATTACTGAAAGATGTGGAAGGGGCTGCCAGCGGCGATCTGACTGTTCGAGCAGATGTTTCAGCCGGAGAAATTGGCACCGTAGCTGACTTCTTCAACTCAATTGTGGAGAATTTGCGCTATATCGTATTGCAGGTAAAACAGTCTGCGAAGAAGGTAGGCACCTCCTTGGGCGAAAATGAGGGAGCCATGCAGCAACTTGCTGAAGAAGCCATGCGCCAGGCAGACGAAACAATGCAAACACTGAAATCGGTTGAGCACATGAAGCAGTTAATTCTGGCAGCCGCAGATAGCGCCCAGCAGGCAGCAGAGGTGGCTCATACGGCTTCCAGTACGGCTGAAATGGGTGGGGCAGCAATGGATTCTACTGTACAAAACATCCTCCACTTACGAGAAACCATTGGTGAAACAGCTAAGAAAGTCAAACGACTAGGGGAATCGTCGCAACAAATTTCTAAAGTAGTATCGTTGATTAACCAAATTGCAATGCAAACGAACTTATTGGCAATCAATGCTGGAATTGAGGCAGCACGAGCGGGTGAAGAGGGGCAAGGGTTTGCAGTAGTGGCAGAAGAGGTGGGAGAACTAGCGGCCCGATCAGCAGTAGCGACGCAGGAAATTGAGCAAATTGTGGATGCAATTCAGCGAGAGACTACTGAAGTTGTAACGGCAATGGAGAAAGGTACAACTCAGGTTGTAGAAGGGACGCATCTAGTTAAGAATGCAAAACAGAGCCTCGAAAAAATTCTCCAAGTTTCTCACCAAATTGATGAATTAGCACGATCTATTTCTCAATCTGCGGCTGCTCAAGTGGAGACCTCACAGGCGATCGCAGGATTGATGGAAAAAGTTGCCAGAACGGCTGGACAAACTTCTGCATCTTCTCGCACAGTATCTGATTCTTTGCGGCAAACGGTTCAAGTTGCCAAGGAACTTCAAACCTCAGTTGAAATCTTCAAAGTAAATTGA
- a CDS encoding chemotaxis signal transduction protein (IMG reference gene:2510093835~PFAM: CheW-like domain), with translation MSILTLPTTSAIAPNRSERPPGDPFLRFQLADGVNAVLAMQQVQEVHILPVDRLTPMPNMPACVLGLMNRRSHVLWVVDVAYLLGIANLGSNHQHYNLVITRVGEVPLALAVQQISGFFWMPSDGIQPPPSEFSPLLQSHLQGYAVHEQDVLLVLSAEAILHSSILHPSP, from the coding sequence ATGTCAATCTTGACTTTACCAACAACAAGCGCGATCGCGCCTAATCGCTCTGAACGTCCTCCTGGAGATCCCTTTTTGCGCTTTCAATTGGCTGATGGAGTGAATGCTGTACTGGCAATGCAGCAGGTGCAAGAAGTTCATATCCTGCCAGTTGATCGCCTGACGCCAATGCCAAATATGCCTGCCTGCGTTTTGGGTTTAATGAATCGTCGTAGCCATGTATTGTGGGTAGTAGATGTTGCCTATCTCCTGGGCATTGCCAACCTGGGATCAAATCATCAGCATTACAACTTGGTCATTACACGCGTGGGAGAAGTCCCCCTAGCGTTGGCGGTGCAACAAATTAGTGGATTTTTTTGGATGCCCTCTGATGGCATACAACCCCCTCCTAGTGAATTCTCACCCCTGCTGCAAAGCCACCTACAAGGATATGCTGTGCACGAACAGGACGTGCTGTTAGTTCTTAGTGCTGAAGCTATTCTGCATTCCTCTATCCTGCATCCGTCTCCCTAG
- a CDS encoding response regulator with CheY-like receiver domain and winged-helix DNA-binding domain (IMG reference gene:2510093836~PFAM: Response regulator receiver domain), translated as MATTLTQTILIVDDTPSEMELIRHYLQESGYSVIGVVNANAALNQAIEHQPDAVITDVVMPGLSGFELCRSLKRHPVTEKTPIIICTSKSQEIDRLWGMKQGADFYLTKPFTREQLLRAVQAVVN; from the coding sequence ATGGCGACAACGCTAACTCAAACAATTTTGATTGTTGATGATACTCCGTCTGAAATGGAATTAATCCGTCATTATTTGCAGGAAAGTGGCTATAGCGTCATTGGGGTAGTCAACGCAAATGCAGCGCTTAATCAAGCAATTGAGCATCAACCCGATGCAGTAATTACAGATGTTGTAATGCCTGGGCTGAGTGGTTTTGAGCTATGCCGTAGCCTGAAAAGGCATCCAGTAACTGAAAAGACTCCCATTATCATCTGCACCTCCAAATCTCAAGAAATTGATCGATTATGGGGAATGAAGCAAGGTGCCGACTTTTACTTGACGAAACCATTTACACGTGAGCAACTATTGCGTGCTGTTCAAGCTGTTGTGAATTAA
- a CDS encoding response regulator containing a CheY-like receiver domain and a GGDEF domain (IMG reference gene:2510093837~PFAM: Response regulator receiver domain), with the protein MNTVSMIGYGSSQMPQRLHPLSLFAQVTSQQISGCLRITSGAVIWFIFLEKGNVSFASNSINPFERLDRHLNQLSMQVPGLVSAVRAQARALFERNKEAQSLIPPDYSAIRWLVEQHYLDENQVTHLVGELAKEVLESLLRVTEGSHELIESQAIAVFSPLCQLELRPLVEHCQAQLRRQSVARSSTFSFQEAPLRESIEATYDSSSDPTIGTEESIPASKSNPLKANYTIACIDDSPTVLQAINSFLEDSNLSIVMINDPLKALIQIIRYKPDLILLDVGMPNLDGYELCSMLRRHPNFKTTPIVMVTGNTGFIDRAKAKLVGASGYLTKPFTRPELMKMVFKHLT; encoded by the coding sequence ATGAATACTGTGTCAATGATTGGTTACGGTTCTTCTCAGATGCCTCAACGCTTACATCCTCTTAGTCTGTTTGCTCAGGTTACGAGCCAGCAAATCAGCGGATGCTTGCGAATTACTAGTGGAGCAGTGATTTGGTTTATTTTTCTCGAAAAAGGCAACGTGTCGTTTGCCTCAAATTCTATTAATCCTTTTGAACGGCTTGATCGCCACCTGAATCAACTGAGTATGCAAGTTCCAGGCTTGGTGAGTGCAGTTCGAGCACAGGCGCGAGCGCTGTTTGAGCGAAATAAGGAAGCCCAGTCCCTCATCCCGCCCGATTATTCAGCGATTCGGTGGTTAGTTGAGCAGCATTACTTGGATGAGAACCAAGTTACTCATCTAGTAGGTGAACTGGCAAAAGAAGTACTGGAATCGCTGTTACGAGTTACAGAAGGCAGTCACGAGTTAATTGAATCTCAGGCGATCGCGGTTTTTTCTCCCTTGTGCCAACTGGAATTGCGTCCCCTGGTAGAGCATTGTCAAGCACAGTTACGACGACAATCGGTAGCGCGGTCTTCTACCTTTTCGTTTCAAGAAGCTCCCTTACGCGAGTCAATTGAAGCAACTTATGATTCGAGTTCCGACCCAACGATTGGAACGGAAGAATCAATCCCCGCCTCAAAATCCAATCCTCTCAAAGCTAATTATACCATCGCTTGCATTGACGATAGTCCCACTGTTCTCCAGGCAATTAATTCATTTCTGGAAGACAGTAATCTTTCAATCGTCATGATTAATGATCCACTCAAAGCATTGATTCAAATTATTCGTTACAAACCAGACTTGATTTTGCTCGATGTAGGGATGCCAAATCTGGATGGGTACGAGCTTTGCTCAATGTTACGAAGACATCCTAATTTCAAAACAACGCCGATTGTAATGGTGACGGGTAATACGGGGTTTATTGATCGAGCGAAAGCAAAGCTGGTCGGTGCATCTGGTTATTTAACAAAGCCCTTTACTCGCCCAGAGTTAATGAAAATGGTGTTTAAGCATCTAACGTGA
- a CDS encoding hypothetical protein (IMG reference gene:2510093838) codes for MIETSETQAQPQYPVTIWEAIAIVLGAVLLVSMGLIGLMYKFFSNAANPQRASQIASSLMSYRVPEDAQGVFGANLGGAKVAIVSSSSFLKDPASLTEADMAKLSGVELFIARVPLDVETTTPNPTPLEPASPQPTDLFSSPDFSFSYRSGEEFQVSSTRTEDLRFCNKTVPVRIQTGELTLYSELPPVNAVKYDAMVIFDNSKRQVTVTAIGADAEKQATNVFNSLRCK; via the coding sequence ATGATCGAAACCTCTGAAACCCAAGCCCAACCTCAGTACCCAGTGACGATTTGGGAAGCGATCGCGATAGTCCTGGGCGCAGTGCTGCTGGTTTCAATGGGACTAATTGGGTTAATGTACAAGTTTTTTAGCAATGCAGCAAATCCTCAACGAGCTTCCCAAATTGCAAGCAGTTTGATGAGTTATCGGGTGCCGGAGGATGCGCAGGGGGTGTTTGGGGCGAACCTGGGTGGTGCGAAAGTGGCGATTGTGAGTAGTTCGTCTTTTCTCAAAGACCCAGCCAGTTTGACTGAAGCAGATATGGCAAAGCTATCAGGTGTGGAACTGTTTATTGCGCGGGTACCGTTAGATGTTGAAACCACAACTCCCAACCCTACTCCGCTAGAACCAGCTTCACCTCAACCAACAGACCTGTTTTCATCACCTGATTTTTCATTTTCCTACCGATCTGGTGAAGAGTTTCAAGTCAGCTCAACACGGACTGAAGATTTGCGTTTTTGTAATAAAACAGTGCCTGTGCGGATTCAAACAGGGGAGTTAACTCTTTACAGCGAACTTCCACCGGTGAATGCGGTCAAATATGATGCCATGGTCATTTTTGATAACAGTAAACGCCAGGTAACTGTTACTGCGATTGGTGCTGATGCTGAAAAACAAGCAACGAATGTTTTTAATTCGCTGCGATGTAAGTAA